The Theileria orientalis strain Shintoku DNA, chromosome 2, complete genome genome has a window encoding:
- a CDS encoding glutaredoxin-like protein grla yields the protein MELLKKEEVENIFKTNKGKAVLVVFDQSSKQHLLQVLTSLSEDFKEVNFKSAHFELVGGYHSLSSIPSVLFFEDNKVVHALEGCSTSVLVTFVRGWVSKSQESTPDKIRRLLRENQVLLFMKGEKKEPFCRFSRAVVEMLNSSGVKFEGYNIFEDPELREELKVFSNWPTYPQLYVNGKLIGGHDIIKELYESNTLRDEIPKECLV from the exons ATGGAGTTGctaaaaaaggaagaggtcgaaaatatatttaaaacaaataaaggAAAGGCCGTTTTGGTAGTCTTTGACCAGTCTTCCAAACAGCACCTTCTTCAAGTTCTAACTAGTCTTAGTGAA GATTTTAAAGaggtaaattttaaatcggCACATTTCGAATTGGTGGGAGGTTATCACAGTTTATCCAGCATTCCATCAGTCTTGTTCTTCGAG gACAACAAGGTGGTGCACGCTTTGGAAGGCTGTAGCACCTCAGTTTTAGTGACCTTCGTGAGAGGATGGGTGAGTAAATCGCAGGAGTCGACTCCagataaaataagaagatTGCTGAGGGAGAATCAAGTATTGCTGTTTATGAAGGGGGAAAAGAAGGAGCCGTTTTGTAGATTTAGTAGAGCAGTCGTAGAAATGTTGAACAGCTCAGGCGTGAAGTTTGAAGGATATAACATATTCGAAGACCCGGAGCTGagggaggagctgaaggtgTTCTCTAACTGGCCCACATACCCGCAGCTATACGTCAAC GGGAAGCTGATAGGAGGGCACGACATAATAAAGGAGCTGTACGAGTCGAACACACTGAGAGACGAGATACCAAAAGAGTGTTTAGTGTAG
- a CDS encoding DNA topoisomerase I — protein MDSQLWVPVPKLQNTKSDDNKEKHDPKQSVAKQTHVDQKSESNSGKHGPQNKSSAQNPAINISKVLDNQEKFSLDIKINKKRTLDDMFDDDFDENNALSSNTSSSSSSARVDTHHDGPSKSTTSSAQKDKPTDDIKHNKFEAKVPDGSGSTETLSSATSKSDESSTSGTPDTQKRDRPDEKTVEESKRQKTDSSKSGSEGSRSGTESQSDESEKSPSEEPLSERLKSLTQESNKDSQVMDEAPKEVKGQLVKKEQEDKKKETKGRKKEEKVKTEGAVKKESTGRKEKTVDPILIEDTMEPINRWWEDIDDNMDYNKGLEYESKSSHWKYLEHNGMIFTPEYVPHNVPIKVKGETMNLPPHIEEIATMWAQSIGTNYETSEIYCKNFWGVFAGKFDKEHQIRKCKLSDVDFSLIKSHLEEEKQKKKENKEFYKAKQQEDAKREYRFNYALVDWIREKVSSNKLEPPGLFKGRGLHPKQGLLKLRMFPKDVILNMSKDAPVPKVSNFMREGHCWKDIYHDNTVTWLAYYKDSINDQYKYMYLSAQSKFKGFHDFLKYNKARELKSYINKIREDYNAKMLCKRDLLSHLFTLDMYEKQLGTAVYLIDFLALRVGGEKDADEADTVGCCSLRVEHIKFSEKKKNTITLDFLGKDSIRYYNTVTLHDVAYDNLAKFCNRKKPSAEIFNLINIVDGKVMTDIQTTKLNDYLKELMDGLSAKVFRTYNASITLQNQFKRLRSKKKNFSNIGLVGELKDETEDGVVGGVEEKNDMETGRTTSSHSSTNTDYTSYTANSIDINNIEEADELESEDEDNTKNKDEKEVKKEEEEEEGVKKENEKEEEGQKKKRKAKDRNTKDVTVDLTNVSELLQFYNYANREVAILCNHQRSIPKQHETSMSKLKVQADMLKEDIQELTEYVKHLESNSKEEFKFTSKVNDVNGNPRKLLTKQGMKMDAAKNKLATLKKKQKDHTIKMRIKDSNKTVALGTSKINYMDPRITVAFCKKYEIPIEKIFNKSLRMKFPWAMYVRSDFKF, from the exons ATGGATTCTCAGTTATGG gtCCCAGTTCCGAAATTGCAAAACACAAAATCTGACGATAATAAGGAGAAACATGACCCAAAACAGAGTGTAGCAAAACAAACACACGTAGATCAAAAGAGTGAGTCCAACTCTGGTAAACATGGACCACAAAATAAGAGTTCCGCTCAGAACCCGGCAATCAACATAAGTAAAGTTCTTGACAACCAGGAGAAGTTTAGCCTGGATATCAAGATTAACAAGAAGAGAACGCTGGATGATATGTTCGATGACGACTTTGATGAAAACAACGCTCTTTCGTCGAACACATCGTCATCGTCGTCCTCCGCAAGGGTAGACACACACCATGATGGGCCAAGCAAATCGACAACAAGCAGTGCCCAGAAAGATAAACCAACAGATGATATAAAACATAACAAATTTGAAGCTAAAGTACCCGACGGGAGCGGATCTACGGAAACATTGAGTTCGGCTACCTCTAAATCGGACGAATCGTCGACTTCAGGGACGCCGGACACACAAAAGAGGGATAGGCCGGATGAAAAGACAGTTGAGGAGTCGAAGAGACAGAAAACAGACTCGTCTAAAAGTGGGTCAGAAGGGAGCAGATCAGGAACGGAAAGTCAGAGTGATGAGTCAGAAAAGTCACCATCAGAGGAGCCACTGTCGGAAAGACTTAAGTCACTGACTCAAGAATCGAATAAGGATTCGCAGGTAATGGATGAAGCTCCTAAGGAAGTAAAGGGGCAGCtagtgaagaaggagcaggaagataagaagaaggagacgAAGGGAAgaaagaaggaggagaaggtgAAGACGGAAGGCgcagtgaagaaggagagtACAGGAAGGAAGGAAAAGACAGTGGACCCAATATTAATAGAGGACACAATGGAGCCAATAAACCGCTGGTGGGAGGACATCGACGACAACATGGACTACAACAAGGGGCTGGAGTACGAAAGTAAGTCGAGCCACTGgaagtacctggagcaCAACGGAATGATATTTACGCCAGAGTACGTGCCGCACAACGTGCCAATCAAAGTCAAGGGAGAGACGATGAACCTGCCGCCTCACATTGAGGAGATAGCGACGATGTGGGCACAGAGCATAGGAACGAACTACGAAACGAGCGAAATATACTGCAAAAACTTCTGGGGAGTCTTCGCAGGAAAGTTCGACAAGGAACACCAGATTAGAAAGTGTAAGCTGTCGGACGTGGACTTCAGCCTGATCAAGAGCcacctggaggaggagaagcagaagaagaaggaaaacaaGGAATTCTACAAGGCGAAGCAGCAGGAGGACGCTAAGAGAGAGTACAGGTTCAACTACGCACTAGTGGACTGGATCAGAGAAAAGGTGAGCAGCAACAAGCTGGAGCCGCCAGGGCTGTTCAAGGGAAGAGGGCTCCACCCGAAGCAGgggctgctgaagctgcgAATGTTCCCGAAGGACGTGATCCTGAACATGTCGAAGGACGCGCCGGTGCCAAAGGTGTCGAACTTCATGAGGGAAGGCCACTGCTGGAAGGACATCTACCACGACAACACGGTGACGTGGCTGGCCTACTACAAGGACAGCATCAACGACCAGTACAAGTACATGTACCTCTCGGCGCAGTCGAAGTTCAAGGGCTTCCACGACTTCCTGAAGTACAACAAGGCGAGGGAGCTGAAGTCGTACATCAACAAGATCAGAGAGGACTACAACGCGAAGATGCTGTGTAAGCGCGACCTACTCAGCCATCTATTTA cACTGGACATGTACGAAAAGCAGCTTGGAACTGCAGTATACCTGATAGACTTCCTGGCGCTCAGAGTGGGCGGAGAGAAGGACGCAGACGAGGCGGATACAGTGGGATGCTGCAGCCTGAGAGTGGAGCACATCAAGTTTAgcgaaaagaagaagaacacGATCACGTTGGACTTCCTGGGAAAGGACTCGATTCGATACTACAACACAGTAACT CTCCACGACGTGGCGTACGATAACCTGGCGAAGTTTTGCAACCGAAAGAAGCCGAGCGCAGAAATATTTAACCTGATAAAC ATAGTAGATGGCAAGGTGATGACGGATATACAGACGACAAAGCTGAATGAttacctgaaggagctgatggATGGACTGTCAGCGAAGGTGTTCAGAACATACAACGCATCAATAACACTGCAAAATCAATTTAAGAGGCTCAGGtcgaaaaagaaaaatttCTCAAACATAGGATTGGTTGGAGAGCTTAAGGATGAAACAGAAGATGGAGTAGTAGGTGGAgtggaagaaaaaaatgacaTGGAAACAGGAAGGACGACGTCATCGCACTCATCAACAAACACAGATTACACGAGTTACACAGCAAACAGCATAGACATCAACAACATAGAAGAAGCGGATGAATTAGAGtcagaagatgaagataatactaaaaacaaagatgaaaaggaagttaagaaggaagaagaagaagaagaaggagttaaaaaggaaaatgagaaggaggaagagggACAGAAAAAGAAGCGAAAGGCGAAGGATAGAAACACGAAGGACGTGACTGTGGACCTGACGAACGTGTCGGAGCTCCTGCAGTTCTACAACTACGCAAACAGAGAAGTGGCGATACTGTGCAACCACCAGAGAAGCATCCCGAAGCAGCACGAAACGTCAatgtcgaagctgaaggtgCAAGCAGACatgctgaaggaggacatCCAGGAGCTGACGGAGTACGTGAAGCACCTGGAGTCAAACTCAAAGGAGGAGTTCAAGTTCACGTCAAAAGTAAAC GACGTGAATGGGAATCCAAGAAAGCTGTTGACGAAACAGGGAATGAAGATGGACGCGGCCAAAAACAAGCTAGCAACACTAAA GAAAAAACAGAAGGACCATACGATAAAGATGAGAATAAAGGACAGCAATAAGACAGTGGCCCTGGGAACGAGTAAGATCAACTACATGGACCCGAGGATCACAGTGGCATTCTGCAAAAAGTACGAAATCCCAATCGAAAAGATATTCAACAAGAGCCTGCGGATGAAGTTCCCGTGGGCAATGTACGTGAGGTCGGACTTCAAATTCTAA
- a CDS encoding erythrocyte membrane-associated malaria antigen-like, which yields MNKRFIKLVYGLYIAIFYRNVFKSFTVKCEDKSPEESNVVDYNVDSIPLKYVPGTGYTVSVIMGGQTLNLLLHSTICGIFLFENSKKICNSDVENSCYNPNKSTTATWCDTTMTCLPGKFNYECREIHSPYSIKDFTASPFRIFGNEFKIYTVEGYESLRMALHNKKSDVMYDKVPVKLARHLDRYDIRIFKNVDGLLGIAGPEVCCRTSIWDRIIREYRGFFVIDINPPENVRFPSKLYLGTDRLADEDIKWSEKRQVGGLVTNSSLQFTMYDLKICNVSLFGKTSSNWEATIDLSTPYMVLPKNFWITLMKYLPVDPSCFTDDTQPRLCKLLPSERYFPIMEFKLSNPYFVNFEKCEPQTVKIPLENLLEDDGKSKTIMIVPDEFRDKSPYTLNPSIKLGYKVLESLNVVVDTEGYRIGLVPKNELVGSLSKCAEVPVCIGDQVYEPALNVCVDPMCSMWLMKRLNPESRVCETSFLAKILFTTIISVLVIAEFYCNFARRHILKITSRLCQ from the exons ATGAATAAGAGGTTTATAAAACTGGTTTATGGTCTGTATATAGCCATATTTTATCGCAATGTATTTAAGAGCTTCACAGTAAAATGTGAAGATAAATCGCCAGAAGAATCGAACGTTGTAGACTATAACGTGGATTCGATTCCGCTGAAATATGTTCCTGGAACGGGATATACAGTTTCAGTGATAATGGGTGGCCAAACCCTAAATCTGCTATTACATTCGACCATATGTGGGATATTTCTTTTCGAAAActcaaaaaaaatatgtaacaGCGACGTGGAGAATAGTTGCTATAACCCAAACAAGTCTACAACAGCAACCTGGTGTGATACAACAATGACCTGCCTCCCGGGCAAGTTTAACTACGAGTGTAGAGAGATCCACTCGCCGTACTCAATAAAGGACTTTAC AGCCTCGCCGTTTAGGATTTTTGGAAACGAGTTTAAGATATATACAGTAGAAGGATACGAATCGCTCAGAATGGCACTGCATAACAAAAAGTCGGACGTAATGTACGACAAGGTGCCAGTGAAGCTGGCGAGACACCTGGACAGATACGACATCAGGATATTCAAAAACGTGGACGGGCTTCTGGGAATAGCAG GCCCGGAGGTGTGCTGCAGAACGAGCATATGGGACAGAATCATAAGAGAATACAGAGGATTCTTCGTAATAGACATTAACCCGCCGGAGAACGTGAGGTTCCCGAGTAAACTGTACCTGGGAACAGATAGGCTGGCGGACGAGGACATCAAGTGGTCAGAAAAGCGTCAAGTGGGAGGACTCGTGACCAACTCGTCGCTGCAGTTCACAATGTACGACCTAAAAATATGCAACGTAAGCCTGTTTGGAAAAACGTCATCAAACTGGGAGGCGACAATCGACTTATC AACGCCGTACATGGTGCTGCCGAAGAACTTCTGGATCACGCTGATGAAATACTTGCCAGTGGACCCATCGTGCTTCACAGACGATACGCAGCCGAGGCTGTGCAAGCTGCTGCCGTCAGAGCGATACTTCCCAATCATGGAGTTTAAGTTGAGTAACCCGTACTTCGTCAACTTTGAAAAATGTGAGCCTCAGACAGTAAAAATACCACTGGAAAATCTGCTGGAGGACGACGGAAAGTCGAAGACAATAATGATCGTGCCGGACGAGTTCAGAGACAAGTCACCATACACGCTGAATCCATCAATCAAACTAGGATACAAAG TTCTCGAGTCGCTCAACGTCGTCGTTGACACGGAAGGGTACAGGATAGGGCTGGTCCCCAAAAACGAGCTCGTAGGATCGCTATCGAAGTGCGCCGAAGTGCCAGTGTGCATCGGAGACCAGGTATACGAGCCTGCACTGAACGTGTGCGTGGACCCGATGTGCAGCATGTGGCTGATGAAGCGGCTGAACCCAGAGTCAAG GGTCTGTGAAACGTCGTTCCTCGCCAAGATACTCTTCACGACGATCATCTCGGTTCTCGTAATAGCAGAGTTCTACTGCAACTTCGCAAGGAGACACATCTTAAAGATCACGTCAAGACTGTGTCAGTGA
- a CDS encoding uncharacterized protein (Bromodomain containing protein), protein MESQLNWMKYCQDHIIKRMRSDRYGSLFLNPVLEASDSIIPAYVKENYRLVIKNPMDYKTVKSKLENGMYSKPEEFFDDMKLIYDNCMRFNPPVGASKWAHDAAMSNLKKFTKMWETASKTVYSLYEKDCKSFSESGALEETSQAPSSVPNDFQVPILSSTNYLNESDLNSARMNETSEGPLSPNDSLNLFSDPLINSLDLHCNFSNNITPRNKWSFRLNLQSIQEYKVRNGFLNQAPEINSFSNYLDPVPVPVPVPVVAPEVPIENTASPVNFDAYQSDVMSTVQSSVDVQNFGPYNESALNTVDATMEYGALEQDSSPSFPVEVPDMLSKNDDGVVCVSFFSQGECNRLFPNCNIIGMSAEKQNYNISDVSIRYIYNQLYMNDINLKFDQKKEVAQDPQTLEEEYRLKENRSKVKINFSNIRDANKYYGPNSVNYYKKSDLNVPQGTDGTQPGAQRKHPRVNVFYGSEDSDENGHQADMSTGRFTKLVNKFVGNGTGVDANLASSRGVGSDGGNDGDRDAYSNGVGSGKELHSAVPPELMPAPGTYRLKGPPGDALPPRDDVVDLFIEIDSNSILNVSEAEGLLERNLFSRVAVKGQFFKIYEKPDLSLLCGNDGYFKLDESGFVFEDADMKHIRIFFFNCSKSRVRVSCKRSTFTELVLQNRYNFSLVSNLHNEFKLGNVSNLPFFTLPNSTPICFSKQQDILYRFQQIHNSLPVKLLALHIISPQICRL, encoded by the exons atggaatCGCAATTAAACTGGATGAAATACTGTCAAGACCAT ATCATCAAGAGGATGAGGTCTGATCGGTATGGTtcactttttttaaacCCGGTTTTGGAGGCGAGCGATTCCATCATTCCAGCTTACGTGAAGGAGAATTATAGACTCGTAATAAAGAATCCCATGGACTATAAGACTGTCAAG AGCAAGCTGGAAAATGGAATGTACAGTAAACCTGAGGAGTTTTTCGACGACATGAAGCTCATCTACGACAACTGTATGAGATTTAACCCTCCGGTGGGAGCCAGTAAGTGGGCGCACGACGCGGCGATGTCCAACCTTAAAAAGTTCACTAAGAT GTGGGAGACTGCTTCCAAGACTGTTTACAGCTTGTACGAAAAGGACTGCAAGTCATTCTCGGAGTCAGGCGCCTTGGAGGAGACTTCGCAGGCTCCGAGCTCGGTTCCGAACGACTTTCAGGTGCCGATACTCAGCTCGACCAACTACCTGAACGAGAGTGACCTGAACAGCGCCCGAATGAACGAGACTTCAGAGGGGCCTTTATCGCCCAACGACAGCCTCAACCTGTTCTCGGATCCCCTGATCAACTCGCTGGACCTGCACTGTAACTTCAGCAACAACATAACGCCGAGGAACAAGTGGTCGTTCAGGCTTAACCTGCAGAGCATTCAGGAGTACAAGGTGAGGAACGGCTTCCTGAACCAGGCTCCAGAGATCAACAGTTTCTCCAATTATCTGGACCCTGTGCCGGTTCCGGTGCCCGTCCCGGTGGTTGCCCCTGAGGTCCCAATCGAGAACACTGCGAGCCCCGTGAACTTTGACGCCTATCAGTCCGACGTCATGAGCACAGTGCAGAGTTCAGTTGATGTCCAAAACTTCGGACCCTACAACGAGTCGGCCTTGAACACAGTGGACGCGACGATGGAGTACGGAGCACTAGAACAGGACTCGTCGCCCTCATTCCCAGTCGAAGTGCCGGACATGCTGTCCAAGAACGACGACGGAGTGGTCTGCGTGAGCTTCTTCTCGCAGGGCGAGTGCAACCGCCTCTTCCCGAACTGCAACATCATCGGCATGAGCGCCGAGAAGCAGAACTACAACATCAGCGACGTGTCGATTCGCTACATTTACAACCAGCTCTACATGAACGACATTAACCTGAAGTTCGaccagaagaaggaggtggCCCAGGACCCGCAGACGCTCGAGGAGGAGTACAGGCTGAAGGAAAACAGGAGCAAGGTCAAGATCAACTTCAGCAACATCAGGGACGCAAACAAGTACTACGGCCCGAACTCGGTGAACTATTACAAAAAATCAGACTTAAACGTGCCGCAGGGCACGGATGGCACTCAGCCTGGGGCCCAGAGGAAGCATCCTCGAGTGAACGTTTTCTACGGATCCGAAGACTCGGACGAAAATGGCCATCAGGCTGATATGTCCACAGGTCGCTTTACAAAACTGGTTAACAAGTTCGTGGGCAACGGCACTGGCGTTGATGCCAACCTGGCCAGCAGCCGGGGCGTGGGATCCGACGGCGGCAACGACGGAGACCGTGACGCGTACAGCAACGGTGTCGGCAGCGGCAAGGAGTTGCACTCGGCAGTGCCTCCCGAGCTCATGCCCGCCCCGGGCACGTATCGTCTCAAAGGGCCCCCGGGGGACGCATTGCCGCCCAGGGACGACGTCGTCGACCTCTTCATCGAGATCGACTCGAACTCCATTCTCAACGTGTCCGAGGCTGAGGGGCTCCTGGAGCGCAACCTGTTCAGCAGAGTCGCCGTCAAGGGCCAGTTCTTCAAGATTTACGAGAAGCCGGACCTGTCGCTGCTCTGCGGCAACGACGGCTACTTCAAGCTCGACGAGTCCGGCTTCGTCTTCGAGGACGCAGACATGAAGCACATCcgcatcttcttcttcaactGCTCCAAGAGCAGGGTGCGCGTGTCGTGCAAGCGCTCCACGTTCACCGAGCTCGTGCTGCAGAACCGCTACAACTTTTCGCTCGTGAGCAACCTGCACAACGAGTTCAAGCTCGGCAACGTGTCGAACCTGCCCTTTTTCACCCTGCCCAACTCCACGCCCATTTGCTTTTCGAAGCAGCAGGACATTCTTTACCGGTTTCAGCAGATTCACAACTCCCTCCCCGTGAAGCTTTTGGCTTTGCACATCATTTCACCTCA AATCTGCCgtttataa
- a CDS encoding 3-demethylubiquinone-9 3-methyltransferase-like protein has product MIFLKSFGKNSYFLKHYRRFNSTHSFFDKFSKSWWDIDGDMSILHDYNQVRIPFIANSYLNLKKDKSEPEYTSHNRTDNLFQFRRLNIFEEPQLRSTVHIESVLKGLNVLDVGCGGGILTESLAKYGCKVLGIDPNQKLIDIAKSHKAQFFDNLHLQLGLRDNYSANLKYKATSVYDLLTEENKGTYDIVVASEVIEHIDNREKEQFFETLTKFIKPGGLLVITTPGSSLVSYLFNVYLAESVFKKVPKDTHNFNLFISPKDCCKILSKLNFEAVLKQGLLYLPYLRRFFHIKSCNLLYMYSFKNTNGVEGICS; this is encoded by the coding sequence aTGATCTTTTTGAAATCGTTTGGTAAAAATAGCTACTTTCTAAAGCATTACAGACGATTTAATTCTACACATTCTTTTTTTGATAAGTTTTCAAAGAGCTGGTGGGATATTGACGGTGATATGTCAATATTGCACGATTACAACCAAGTCAGAATCCCTTTTATAGCAAATTCCTATTTGAATctaaaaaaagataaatcaGAACCTGAGTATACTTCGCATAATCGCACAGATAACTTGTTTCAGTTTAGGCGGCTGAATATTTTCGAAGAACCTCAGTTAAGGTCGACTGTGCACATAGAATCGGTGTTAAAGGGGTTGAACGTTTTGGACGTCGGCTGTGGAGGCGGAATACTGACGGAATCACTGGCTAAATACGGCTGCAAAGTCCTGGGCATTGACCCGAACCAAAAGCTAATCGATATAGCGAAGTCGCACAAGGCGCAGTTTTTCGACAACCTGCACCTCCAACTGGGACTCAGGGATAACTACTCTGCAAATTTGAAATACAAGGCCACTTCGGTTTACGACCTGTTGACGGAGGAGAACAAAGGGACCTACGACATAGTTGTTGCATCAGAGGTCATTGAGCACATTGATAACCGGGAGAAGGAACAGTTTTTTGAAACACTGAccaaatttataaaaccGGGAGGCTTGTTGGTGATAACTACACCTGGGTCAAGCCTGGTGTCGTACCTATTTAACGTGTATTTGGCTGAAAGCGTATTCAAAAAGGTTCCCAAGGATACACACAACTTTAATCTGTTTATATCACCCAAGGATtgctgtaaaatattgtctAAGTTGAATTTTGAGGCGGTATTGAAGCAGGGTTTGCTGTATTTGCCGTATTTGAGGAGGTTTTTCCACATCAAGTCTTGCAATCTGCTGTACATGTACTCgtttaaaaacacaaatggaGTTGAAGGGATTTGTTCGTAA